The Pseudorasbora parva isolate DD20220531a chromosome 16, ASM2467924v1, whole genome shotgun sequence genome includes a region encoding these proteins:
- the rab11a gene encoding ras-related protein Rab-11A → MGTRDDEYDYLFKVVLIGDSGVGKSNLLSRFTRNEFNLESKSTIGVEFATRSIQVDGKTVKAQIWDTAGQERYRAITSAYYRGAVGALLVYDIAKHLTYENVERWLKELRDHADSNIVIMLVGNKSDLRHLRAVPTDEARAFAEKNGLSFLETSALDSTNVETAFQTILTEIYRIVSQKQMSDRRDNDMSPSNNVVSIQVQPTENKPKMQCCQSI, encoded by the exons TGGTCCTGATTGGAGACTCAGGTGTGGGGAAGAGTAACCTGCTGTCTCGTTTCACCCGCAATGAATTCAACCTTGAGAGCAAAAGCACTATCGGAGTGGAGTTCGCTACACGTAGCATTCAGGTGGATGGGAAGACGGTGAAGGCTCAGATTTGGGACACAGCTGGACAGGAACGCTACCGAGCCATCACTTCAGC GTATTACCGGGGAGCCGTAGGGGCCCTCCTAGTGTATGACATCGCCAAGCACCTGACCTATGAGAATGTGGAGCGTTGGCTTAAGGAGCTCCGAGACCATGCAGACAGCAACATCGTCATCATGCTCGTGGGCAATAAAAGCGACTTGCGTCACCTCAGGGCCGTGCCCACCGACGAAGCGCGAGCATTTGCAG AGAAAAACGGTCTGTCCTTCCTAGAGACCTCAGCTTTGGATTCCACCAATGTAGAGACCGCTTTTCAGACCATCCTGACTG AAATCTATCGGATCGTATCCCAAAAGCAGATGTCTGACCGCCGAGACAATGACATGTCACCTAGCAACAATGTGGTGTCCATCCAGGTGCAACCTACTGAGAATAAACCAAAGATGCAGTGCTGCCAGAGCATCTAG